In one window of Paracoccus saliphilus DNA:
- a CDS encoding chorismate mutase has protein sequence MSEIDDIPDMPALRAEIDALDAELIALLARRRALIDRAAQIKKDRALPARIDWRVEEVVANARRHATAKGLDPELIGTIWRQLVEAAIAQENRHLKGDHE, from the coding sequence ATGAGTGAGATAGACGATATTCCGGACATGCCCGCCCTGCGCGCCGAAATCGACGCGCTGGATGCCGAGCTGATCGCGTTACTGGCCCGGCGCCGGGCACTGATCGACCGGGCCGCGCAGATCAAGAAGGACCGCGCCCTGCCCGCGCGCATCGATTGGCGGGTCGAGGAGGTCGTCGCGAATGCGCGCCGTCACGCCACGGCAAAGGGCCTCGACCCCGAGCTGATCGGCACGATCTGGCGCCAGCTGGTCGAGGCCGCCATCGCGCAGGAAAACCGCCATCTGAAGGGAGACCACGAATGA
- a CDS encoding organic hydroperoxide resistance protein, giving the protein MPTKNVAYRTSATATGGGRDGKSKVDDGSFTADLTVPKELGGPGGDGLNPEKLFATGYAACFMGAMRHYAASKKIAVPDDASVQVSVGIGPREDTGFGLDVEISVSLPGVDRETAEDLVAGGHVVCPYSDATRGSLNITPKLA; this is encoded by the coding sequence ATGCCGACGAAGAATGTTGCCTACCGGACCAGTGCCACTGCGACCGGAGGCGGACGTGACGGAAAATCCAAGGTGGATGACGGCAGTTTCACCGCCGATCTGACCGTTCCCAAGGAATTGGGCGGGCCGGGTGGCGACGGGCTCAACCCCGAGAAACTGTTCGCGACCGGTTACGCGGCCTGTTTCATGGGGGCGATGCGCCATTATGCGGCATCCAAGAAGATCGCGGTGCCGGATGACGCAAGCGTGCAGGTCAGCGTGGGGATCGGTCCGCGCGAAGACACCGGTTTCGGTCTGGATGTCGAGATCAGCGTCAGCCTGCCGGGTGTCGATCGCGAGACCGCCGAGGACCTGGTCGCGGGCGGCCACGTGGTCTGCCCCTATTCCGACGCGACCCGTGGATCGCTGAATATCACCCCGAAACTGGCCTGA
- the ftsH gene encoding ATP-dependent zinc metalloprotease FtsH yields the protein MGNARNLAFWVVLFLMILALFNLFSDGSSNMNSRQISYSNFIERVDKDQVTAVTIDGEELTITGTDGQSYTSVRPVGEEIADKLIDKGIEVQVVKQQQSGFMSLLGVWLPFILLIGVWIFFMNRMQGGGKGGAMGFGKSRAKLLTEKHGRVTFDDVAGIDEAKEELEEIVEFLRNPQKFSRLGGKIPKGGLLVGPPGTGKTLLARAIAGEAGVPFFTISGSDFVEMFVGVGASRVRDMFEQAKKSAPCIVFIDEIDAVGRSRGVGIGGGNDEREQTLNQLLVEMDGFEANEGIIVIAATNRKDVLDPALLRPGRFDRQIHVPNPDIKGREKILAVHSRKVPVGPDVDLRLIARGTPGFSGADLMNLVNEAALMAARIGRRFVAMVDFENAKDKVMLGVERRSMVLTPEQKEKTAYHEAGHAIVGLSLPKCDPVYKATIIPRGGALGMVVSLPEMDRLNFHKDEVKQKLAMTMAGKAAEIIKYGEDGVSNGPAGDIQQASQLARAMVMRWGMSDKVGNIDYAEAAEGYNGSTGGFSISASTKELIEQEVHDLIEEGYQHARSILLEKEEEFERLAQGLLEYETLTGEEIRKITRGEHLEDDDDDAPGSLIPSVASVPKAGKPAPGGDPAPA from the coding sequence TTGGGCAACGCACGTAATCTCGCCTTCTGGGTGGTTCTGTTCCTGATGATTCTGGCGCTGTTCAATCTGTTCAGCGATGGCTCATCGAACATGAACAGCCGGCAGATCAGCTATTCCAACTTCATCGAACGTGTCGACAAGGACCAGGTCACCGCCGTCACCATCGACGGCGAAGAGCTGACGATCACCGGCACCGATGGGCAAAGCTATACCTCGGTCCGCCCGGTCGGCGAGGAAATCGCCGACAAGCTGATCGACAAGGGCATCGAGGTGCAGGTGGTCAAGCAGCAGCAATCGGGCTTCATGTCCCTGTTGGGGGTCTGGCTGCCCTTCATCCTGCTGATCGGCGTGTGGATTTTCTTCATGAACCGGATGCAGGGCGGTGGAAAAGGCGGCGCGATGGGCTTTGGCAAAAGCCGCGCGAAACTGCTGACCGAAAAGCATGGCCGGGTGACATTCGACGATGTGGCCGGCATCGACGAGGCCAAGGAAGAGCTGGAGGAGATCGTCGAATTCCTGCGCAATCCGCAGAAATTCAGCCGTCTCGGCGGCAAGATCCCCAAGGGCGGGCTGCTGGTCGGCCCTCCGGGCACCGGTAAGACCCTGCTGGCGCGCGCAATCGCCGGCGAGGCCGGGGTGCCGTTCTTTACCATCTCGGGCTCGGATTTCGTCGAGATGTTCGTGGGCGTCGGCGCGTCTCGGGTTCGCGACATGTTCGAACAGGCCAAGAAATCCGCCCCCTGCATCGTCTTCATCGACGAGATCGACGCGGTGGGCCGTTCGCGCGGTGTCGGCATCGGCGGCGGCAATGACGAGCGCGAGCAGACGCTGAACCAGCTTCTGGTCGAGATGGACGGGTTCGAGGCCAATGAGGGCATCATCGTCATCGCCGCGACCAACCGCAAGGACGTGCTGGACCCCGCGCTGCTGCGCCCGGGCCGTTTCGACCGGCAGATCCATGTCCCCAATCCCGATATCAAGGGCCGCGAGAAGATCCTGGCCGTGCATTCCCGCAAGGTGCCGGTCGGTCCCGATGTCGATCTGCGCCTGATCGCACGCGGCACGCCGGGCTTCTCGGGCGCGGACCTGATGAACCTCGTGAACGAGGCCGCGCTGATGGCGGCGCGGATCGGGCGGCGTTTCGTCGCCATGGTCGATTTCGAGAATGCCAAGGACAAGGTCATGCTGGGGGTCGAACGCCGCAGCATGGTGCTGACGCCCGAGCAGAAGGAAAAGACCGCCTATCACGAGGCCGGTCACGCCATTGTCGGCCTGTCGCTGCCGAAATGCGACCCGGTCTACAAGGCCACCATCATCCCGCGCGGCGGCGCGCTCGGCATGGTCGTCAGCCTGCCCGAGATGGACCGGCTGAATTTCCACAAGGACGAGGTCAAGCAGAAGCTGGCCATGACCATGGCCGGCAAGGCCGCCGAGATCATCAAATACGGTGAGGATGGCGTGTCCAACGGCCCGGCCGGCGATATCCAGCAGGCCAGCCAGCTTGCCCGCGCCATGGTGATGCGGTGGGGCATGTCGGATAAGGTCGGCAATATCGACTATGCCGAGGCGGCCGAGGGTTATAACGGCAGCACCGGCGGTTTCTCGATCTCTGCCTCGACCAAGGAGCTGATCGAGCAGGAGGTCCATGACCTGATCGAAGAGGGCTATCAGCACGCCCGCAGCATCCTGCTTGAAAAGGAAGAGGAATTCGAGCGTCTTGCCCAGGGCCTTCTGGAATACGAGACCCTGACCGGCGAGGAAATCCGCAAGATCACCCGGGGCGAACATCTGGAGGACGATGACGATGACGCGCCGGGCAGCCTGATCCCCTCGGTGGCCTCGGTGCCCAAGGCTGGCAAGCCCGCTCCGGGCGGCGATCCGGCCCCGGCATAG
- the tilS gene encoding tRNA lysidine(34) synthetase TilS: MCAAGTDPAARIHAALDRLAGDLPGLGVAVSGGGDSIALMHVIAEWASGRNIRVATVDHCLRPESTDEAERVAQAASALDLPHDRLPWQHGGDLPGNLMANARNARLTLLSEWAGEHRLPAIALGHTADDQAETLLMRLMRGAGIDGLAGMAERREAMGITWLRPMLQVGRAELREWLTGRGIGWIDDPSNENADFDRVRIRQAMAALGIAPDALARSAENLRDAREALSHCTAETVAGAIARNGTLILPLLPIREAPPEIARRLLIAGCRWITGADYPPRRSTVLHAMKAISSGGRVTLDGALIEPTESDLRFSREPAAALRAGTSRGPTWDNRWRIIGLQPQEHVAALGYSPLSGTDWRATGLTRDEAAASPAIWNGGELVAAPLANGEKTHQILPLRDKNDLLGLLMAH, translated from the coding sequence ATGTGCGCCGCCGGGACTGATCCGGCGGCACGGATTCACGCGGCGCTGGACCGCCTGGCGGGCGATCTGCCCGGTCTCGGCGTGGCGGTTTCGGGCGGTGGCGATTCCATCGCCCTGATGCATGTCATTGCCGAATGGGCCTCGGGCCGGAATATCCGCGTGGCGACGGTGGATCACTGCCTGCGCCCGGAAAGCACCGATGAGGCAGAGCGGGTCGCGCAGGCGGCATCCGCGCTGGACCTGCCCCATGACCGCCTGCCCTGGCAGCATGGTGGCGATCTGCCGGGAAACCTGATGGCGAATGCGCGCAATGCCCGGCTGACGCTCTTGTCGGAATGGGCAGGGGAACACCGCCTGCCCGCCATCGCGCTTGGACATACGGCCGATGACCAGGCGGAAACGCTGCTGATGCGCCTGATGCGTGGCGCGGGCATCGACGGTCTGGCGGGCATGGCAGAGCGCCGCGAGGCGATGGGGATCACCTGGCTGCGCCCGATGCTGCAGGTCGGTCGGGCGGAACTGCGCGAATGGCTGACAGGGCGGGGCATCGGCTGGATCGACGATCCCAGCAACGAGAACGCCGATTTCGACCGCGTCCGAATCCGCCAGGCGATGGCGGCGCTCGGGATCGCTCCCGATGCGCTGGCCCGCTCGGCAGAGAACCTGCGCGACGCGCGCGAGGCGCTGTCCCATTGCACGGCAGAGACCGTAGCCGGGGCGATTGCCCGCAACGGCACGCTGATCCTGCCCCTTCTGCCGATTCGCGAGGCACCGCCGGAAATCGCCCGCCGCCTGCTGATCGCCGGTTGCCGCTGGATTACCGGCGCGGATTATCCCCCGCGCCGCTCGACCGTGCTGCATGCGATGAAAGCGATCTCATCGGGCGGCCGGGTCACGCTGGACGGGGCGCTGATCGAGCCCACGGAGAGTGATTTGCGGTTCAGCCGCGAACCCGCCGCCGCGCTGCGCGCCGGGACCAGCCGCGGCCCCACCTGGGATAACCGCTGGAGAATCATCGGATTGCAACCGCAAGAACATGTCGCGGCCCTGGGATATTCGCCCCTGTCAGGGACGGATTGGCGCGCCACCGGCCTGACGCGGGACGAGGCCGCCGCCAGTCCGGCGATCTGGAACGGCGGTGAACTGGTGGCCGCACCACTTGCGAATGGGGAAAAAACTCACCAAATTTTGCCTCTCCGGGACAAGAATGATTTGCTCGGCTTGCTGATGGCGCATTGA
- a CDS encoding tetratricopeptide repeat protein — protein MIRRAVAAATLVAMMALPVAAQEPTLADLRTEVSDLRSQLQDLRAELRAAGSEGYQQVGGAAAIDRMNAMEEQLTKLTNQTEQLQNRIRQVLDENTRRIDDVEFRLCEMDETCDLGALTTPDPVEANSGVTVVPQIESGSAPAAGQNSTASTAERADFDAAHDALNNGDFQRAAEMFAAVAEKHAGGPLTAEALYLRGAALDNAGQPQAAAAAWLEGFTADPNSARAGDSLLGIARVIENDGDPVAACLYLAEIPARFPDSAPAIEAESRMVALDCGNNGPASGETAEMDPEAAADLAEHE, from the coding sequence GTGATCCGCCGGGCCGTCGCCGCCGCCACGCTGGTCGCGATGATGGCTCTGCCGGTCGCGGCGCAAGAGCCGACGCTGGCCGACCTGCGGACCGAGGTCTCTGATCTGCGCAGCCAGTTGCAGGATCTGCGGGCCGAGTTGCGGGCCGCCGGATCGGAAGGCTACCAGCAGGTCGGGGGCGCCGCCGCCATCGACCGCATGAATGCCATGGAAGAGCAGCTGACGAAGCTGACCAACCAGACCGAGCAGTTGCAGAACCGCATCCGGCAGGTGCTCGATGAAAACACCCGGCGCATCGACGATGTCGAGTTCCGCCTGTGCGAGATGGACGAGACCTGTGACCTGGGTGCGCTGACCACCCCCGATCCGGTCGAGGCAAATTCCGGCGTGACCGTGGTTCCGCAGATCGAATCGGGTTCCGCCCCCGCCGCCGGGCAAAACTCCACGGCCTCCACCGCCGAACGGGCCGATTTCGACGCGGCCCATGACGCGCTGAACAACGGCGATTTCCAGCGTGCCGCCGAGATGTTCGCCGCCGTCGCCGAGAAACATGCGGGCGGTCCGCTGACGGCAGAGGCGTTGTATCTGCGGGGAGCGGCTCTGGACAATGCGGGGCAGCCCCAGGCCGCCGCCGCTGCCTGGCTGGAGGGGTTCACCGCCGATCCGAACAGCGCGCGGGCCGGTGACAGCCTGCTGGGGATCGCCCGCGTGATCGAGAATGACGGCGATCCGGTCGCGGCCTGCCTCTATCTTGCCGAGATCCCGGCCCGCTTCCCTGACAGTGCCCCCGCCATCGAGGCCGAGAGCCGGATGGTGGCGCTGGATTGCGGCAATAACGGTCCCGCCTCCGGGGAAACCGCCGAGATGGACCCCGAGGCTGCCGCCGATCTGGCCGAACATGAATGA
- the pal gene encoding peptidoglycan-associated lipoprotein Pal, with protein MKPYLILLSASFLGLAACTQPAPPPQVQDPYANQGNGALYQGDLAGGTLSGEATAQYFNDQVGNTVLFAANQTTLSGDARAILARQAEWLNKHGNFSAVVQGHAEETGTREYNLALGARRASAVQEYLVAQGVSSDRVRTLSFGKERPAEICSNESCYAQNRRAVTVVSDTGTGT; from the coding sequence ATGAAACCATATCTGATCCTTCTCTCCGCCTCTTTCCTCGGGCTTGCCGCCTGCACGCAGCCTGCCCCGCCGCCGCAGGTGCAGGACCCTTATGCCAACCAGGGCAATGGCGCGCTTTACCAGGGCGACCTGGCCGGGGGCACGCTGAGCGGCGAGGCGACCGCCCAGTATTTCAACGACCAGGTCGGCAACACGGTGCTGTTCGCCGCCAACCAGACGACGCTGAGCGGCGATGCCCGCGCGATCCTGGCCCGGCAGGCCGAATGGCTGAACAAGCACGGCAATTTCTCGGCCGTGGTGCAGGGCCATGCCGAGGAAACCGGCACCCGCGAATACAACCTCGCCCTGGGCGCGCGGCGCGCCAGCGCGGTCCAGGAATACCTGGTCGCGCAAGGCGTATCCTCGGACCGCGTCCGCACGCTGAGCTTCGGCAAGGAGCGCCCCGCCGAGATTTGCTCGAACGAAAGCTGCTATGCCCAGAACCGCCGCGCCGTCACCGTGGTGAGCGATACGGGGACTGGCACGTGA